In Candidatus Zixiibacteriota bacterium, one genomic interval encodes:
- a CDS encoding PHP domain-containing protein, producing MTQRIDLHLHTTCSDGLRTPSEILEEVRSRKLAAFAITDHDTIDGFLETGELLKEGDPELIAGLELSCSAEKGDLHLLAYLFDPDNARLLEALNDFQEKRNQRGRTMVQRLNDMGITITYDDVLQAAGSAPIGRPHVAEAMHRRKAVATYDDAFRQYIGDRKPAYVPKANFTPAEAIDLIHAAGGVAVLAHPMVGGAVDRIEELVALGIDGIEALHPDHKQHQVANLKEIAARFRLIWTGGSDFHGRGGRCGSVGSEAVPIDCLQQLRLRSSQKRGSD from the coding sequence ATGACACAACGAATCGATCTGCATCTCCACACCACCTGCTCAGACGGTCTGAGAACGCCCTCGGAAATCCTGGAGGAAGTACGCAGCCGAAAACTGGCAGCGTTTGCCATCACCGACCACGACACCATCGACGGTTTCCTTGAGACCGGTGAATTACTCAAGGAAGGCGACCCGGAACTGATCGCCGGCCTTGAGTTGTCCTGCTCTGCCGAAAAAGGCGACCTGCACCTGCTGGCCTACCTTTTCGATCCGGACAATGCCCGATTGTTGGAAGCGCTTAATGATTTTCAGGAAAAAAGGAACCAACGGGGTCGCACGATGGTGCAAAGACTAAACGACATGGGAATCACGATTACATACGACGACGTCTTGCAAGCAGCCGGCAGTGCCCCGATCGGTCGACCGCACGTGGCCGAGGCGATGCATCGGCGCAAAGCGGTGGCCACTTACGATGATGCCTTCAGACAATACATCGGAGACCGGAAACCGGCCTATGTTCCCAAGGCGAATTTCACACCGGCGGAAGCAATCGATCTGATCCATGCCGCCGGTGGGGTGGCCGTGCTGGCCCATCCCATGGTAGGCGGCGCCGTAGATCGGATCGAGGAATTGGTGGCCCTTGGTATTGACGGCATCGAAGCGCTGCACCCCGATCACAAGCAACATCAGGTGGCAAACCTCAAGGAGATAGCGGCTCGTTTTCGCCTGATCTGGACCGGCGGTTCCGACTTTCACGGTCGCGGTGGGCGTTGCGGTTCAGTTGGGTCCGAGGCGGTGCCGATAGACTGTTTACAACAATTGAGATTACGCTCATCACAGAAGCGAGGTTCGGATTGA
- a CDS encoding DUF6055 domain-containing protein: MRILLTVLFIILLAGQISGGETLSREMQVEIIGDYMLVTGQGGLDMTATSHDDADSHPLKCGTPAILNFVTNYDKLDPDLLKSLGVQEISRPTFLTDSVDSPQGLFRVHYTTTGLDALLGGADTARKIADIMDSVYAYLIDTLGYPPPPLDGYEPGGDEKYDIYMRYLGTLFYGQTWTDSIGYPTFKQATSYIEMNSNPTNLANYANRPLDAIRVTAAHEFFHAVQFGIDWGETEDFNSETLQRRYWMEMSSTWVEEEIYDDINDYYSYLDFFFNVPGASLQRFTGGTDLHPYASVVYPIYLSEKYGRDIIRDIWLMCGSMGFGPSFLKAADSAILMASDRTQNWVSAFSEFALWNYLTDERSDLAIKNGSDNSPVTGYSEKEEYPAIPFDKLHTYFKYPVFLQTNANSGESPKVNGAYYFTLNELATALVMHDTIIWVCDSGAGEFPNCTDSTQTRDTTYITEWRYSFTTHIDTFFNVYLSLIDSKVPTLPEPWGMNVIYQFEEEPDSLIVDRFYIPDDAGLKIDLPEHDQYRSMVFILTPATTEHGFYDTLWYRTMLVGYGIGENSVLDSLVNIPAAVLDLYPNPVMVAEMDQPRVTFLLQTGTDSSSFPVAGSPYFSDPATLQIDIYTVAGERVKTISRDDDQADRSSEWRRSGKWSAEWDLKNESGADIAAGVYLVYARLFSKAKRGALLAEDHSKVLVIR, from the coding sequence TTGAGAATATTATTGACGGTCCTGTTTATCATCCTATTGGCCGGACAAATCTCCGGCGGTGAAACGCTGTCTCGCGAGATGCAGGTCGAGATCATTGGCGATTATATGCTGGTCACCGGCCAGGGTGGTTTAGATATGACCGCGACCAGCCATGACGACGCCGACTCGCACCCGCTCAAGTGCGGCACCCCGGCCATTCTCAACTTTGTCACGAACTATGATAAGCTCGACCCTGATCTGCTCAAGTCGCTCGGTGTACAGGAAATCAGCCGTCCGACATTTCTGACCGACTCCGTTGACTCACCCCAAGGACTGTTCAGGGTGCATTATACCACGACCGGTCTGGATGCGCTCCTGGGTGGTGCCGACACGGCCAGGAAAATCGCCGACATTATGGATTCTGTCTATGCCTACCTTATCGATACGCTGGGCTACCCGCCGCCGCCTTTGGATGGATACGAACCCGGGGGGGACGAAAAGTACGATATTTACATGCGCTACCTGGGGACTCTATTCTACGGGCAAACCTGGACAGATTCGATTGGTTATCCCACTTTCAAGCAGGCGACCTCCTATATCGAAATGAACTCCAATCCCACCAATCTGGCCAACTATGCCAACCGGCCCCTGGATGCTATTCGGGTGACCGCGGCCCATGAGTTCTTTCATGCCGTGCAGTTCGGTATTGATTGGGGAGAAACAGAGGACTTTAACAGCGAGACACTCCAGCGTCGCTACTGGATGGAAATGTCGTCGACTTGGGTGGAAGAAGAAATCTATGACGACATCAACGACTACTATTCCTACCTGGATTTCTTTTTTAATGTTCCGGGAGCTTCCCTGCAGCGGTTCACCGGTGGCACCGATCTGCACCCTTACGCTTCGGTGGTCTATCCGATTTACCTGAGCGAAAAATACGGACGCGATATCATTCGTGACATCTGGCTAATGTGCGGTTCGATGGGCTTTGGTCCCAGTTTCCTTAAGGCGGCCGATTCGGCAATCCTGATGGCCAGTGATCGCACACAAAACTGGGTCTCGGCTTTCTCTGAGTTTGCTCTGTGGAACTACCTGACCGATGAGCGATCAGATTTGGCCATCAAGAATGGTTCCGACAATTCTCCGGTGACGGGCTATTCTGAGAAAGAGGAATATCCAGCCATACCGTTTGACAAACTTCACACCTATTTCAAGTACCCGGTTTTTTTGCAAACCAACGCCAATAGTGGCGAGAGTCCGAAAGTCAATGGTGCCTACTACTTCACCCTCAATGAACTGGCTACCGCCCTCGTAATGCACGACACAATTATATGGGTGTGCGACTCCGGCGCCGGCGAGTTTCCCAACTGCACAGATTCTACCCAGACCAGAGATACTACCTATATCACCGAGTGGCGCTACAGTTTTACAACCCACATCGATACTTTTTTCAATGTATACCTTTCGCTCATCGACTCCAAAGTGCCAACGCTTCCGGAACCCTGGGGTATGAACGTCATTTACCAGTTCGAAGAGGAACCGGATTCGCTGATTGTTGATCGATTCTATATTCCGGACGACGCCGGTCTCAAGATAGATCTGCCGGAGCACGATCAGTATCGGTCGATGGTGTTTATCCTGACTCCGGCGACCACCGAACATGGTTTTTATGACACCCTTTGGTACCGCACCATGCTTGTCGGATACGGGATTGGAGAAAACAGTGTTCTCGACTCGCTGGTTAACATCCCGGCCGCGGTGCTCGACCTCTATCCCAATCCGGTAATGGTGGCCGAGATGGACCAACCTCGTGTTACCTTTTTGTTGCAGACGGGTACCGACAGTAGCAGTTTCCCGGTGGCCGGTTCGCCGTATTTCAGTGACCCGGCCACGTTGCAGATTGACATTTACACCGTTGCAGGTGAGCGGGTCAAGACGATTTCCAGAGATGATGACCAGGCGGACCGAAGCTCCGAATGGAGGCGGAGCGGCAAATGGTCGGCCGAGTGGGATCTCAAAAACGAAAGCGGCGCCGACATAGCCGCCGGAGTGTACCTTGTTTATGCGCGGCTTTTCTCAAAGGCCAAGCGAGGCGCCCTGCTGGCCGAAGATCACTCCAAGGTGCTCGTGATTCGATGA
- a CDS encoding ECF transporter S component has protein sequence MNLQPRLISRIALFSALIYVLSYATAYLPNVSFVFFIVFAGGYLWGALAGSMIGLIGMWLSSSFNPFGPAALPLLVAQMIGAGCGGLVGAFVHGRSDHGRIPPGMMWLILAAVVCTLAYYLPVNGVDAWLYQPFWPRFISGLPWVAISMVSNALIFPLLFGVVTRLYARESRFR, from the coding sequence ATGAACCTTCAGCCGCGGTTGATTAGCAGAATCGCACTGTTTTCCGCTCTGATATATGTTCTGTCATACGCTACGGCTTATTTGCCGAACGTCTCTTTTGTGTTCTTTATAGTCTTTGCAGGGGGATACTTGTGGGGTGCCCTGGCCGGTTCGATGATAGGTTTGATCGGCATGTGGTTGTCCAGTTCGTTCAATCCGTTTGGGCCGGCTGCTCTTCCGTTGTTGGTGGCACAGATGATTGGGGCTGGTTGCGGTGGTTTGGTCGGCGCATTTGTGCATGGACGATCGGATCACGGACGCATCCCCCCCGGTATGATGTGGTTGATTCTGGCCGCGGTCGTCTGTACTTTGGCTTACTATCTGCCGGTGAATGGTGTCGATGCCTGGTTGTACCAACCGTTCTGGCCGAGGTTTATCAGTGGCTTGCCGTGGGTAGCCATTTCGATGGTATCCAACGCTTTGATTTTCCCGTTGCTTTTCGGCGTTGTGACTCGTTTATATGCGCGAGAAAGCAGGTTCAGATGA
- a CDS encoding TonB-dependent receptor — MIRLLIAFFIIVLLSLPTLVSAADSTEVEVVVDSAQLATPNDSLDSIEPTVDSLTDSSAVASFNERYEEYKKRHVERTPSFSFFDTVVAYFASERSNVHEARSRASFHDVGDYFRSDPSYFTLDHQETPMRKTVQPFGLAGDRLNLVVNRQATHPFEHVIEPDGLIDLNDLPSSFDHDIYLLPGPVGRLLGGRQMVATLVTLPEEPSGDNPVTSISADKGDYVFSWVRGRYSRRFSRGRSMNLALGYRKADGPVSGRADDSYHYIGDMFFPIGGRHGIKAQGRLYSRDGWQDVRSDIGGQAIPRDRFDRHATVSVERSLNEGSGRWLLGYKHLRQGSFSEGAYLSRYNQTGNGGFMAREWLSGRTAFNLRLDGDYLEYENYQDLWSKTWADFTFDMIRLGDGVRYGLSIGGRYDDDFSFLPNAAAVIHKDASGWFVSLSVGYAEREPSLSELFLPEQQAAVYNESTRDYANVGNRELEPEKQLIGNIRAEYGSVQNAVGLDVTGGMIENGIDWQQIQDADSIGSFTRFSPINGDVEFVSATVHQRLKYRDLATLTSGGSYHYVDYAEFEDRAYLPEYQAFAGMELHHYLQKQRIHLFAYGEVIYVGPYHGYVVQNLGEELIVNAKFSVGLTNFRFHLVFQNMLNQAYLQRDHMTFRGSFFYYGLVWNFDD, encoded by the coding sequence ATGATCCGACTACTAATAGCGTTCTTCATCATAGTCTTACTCTCGCTGCCCACTTTAGTATCGGCGGCCGACTCCACCGAAGTCGAAGTCGTGGTCGATAGCGCACAGCTTGCGACCCCGAACGACAGCCTCGACTCCATCGAACCTACCGTTGACAGCTTGACCGATTCGAGCGCGGTAGCAAGTTTCAACGAACGATATGAAGAGTACAAGAAGCGACATGTGGAACGAACGCCGTCCTTTTCGTTTTTCGATACCGTTGTTGCCTACTTTGCATCTGAACGCTCCAACGTGCATGAGGCTCGCAGCCGTGCTTCGTTTCATGATGTCGGCGACTATTTCCGGTCGGACCCTTCTTACTTTACGCTGGACCATCAGGAAACACCGATGCGCAAAACGGTACAGCCGTTCGGCCTGGCCGGTGATCGGCTGAACCTGGTTGTCAATCGTCAGGCCACTCATCCGTTCGAACACGTTATTGAGCCGGATGGATTGATCGATCTCAACGATCTGCCGTCGTCGTTCGATCACGACATTTACCTCCTGCCCGGTCCGGTGGGTAGGTTACTTGGTGGTCGACAAATGGTCGCCACTTTGGTTACATTGCCGGAGGAACCATCCGGAGATAATCCCGTGACGTCTATCTCGGCTGATAAGGGGGACTATGTTTTTTCGTGGGTACGAGGACGCTACTCGCGACGGTTTTCACGCGGACGAAGCATGAACCTGGCGCTCGGTTATCGCAAAGCGGACGGACCGGTTTCGGGACGCGCCGATGACTCCTACCACTATATCGGGGATATGTTCTTTCCGATTGGTGGGCGCCACGGAATCAAAGCGCAGGGGCGGCTGTACAGCCGCGACGGTTGGCAGGACGTGCGGTCCGACATCGGCGGACAGGCAATTCCACGCGACCGTTTTGATCGACATGCCACGGTCTCTGTCGAACGCAGTCTAAACGAAGGTAGTGGCCGTTGGTTGCTCGGCTACAAACATCTCAGGCAAGGGTCATTCTCCGAAGGCGCCTACCTGTCACGGTACAACCAGACCGGCAATGGTGGTTTCATGGCGCGCGAGTGGTTGAGCGGCAGGACGGCTTTCAATCTCAGACTCGATGGTGACTATCTCGAATATGAAAACTATCAGGACCTCTGGTCAAAGACCTGGGCGGATTTCACTTTCGACATGATTCGGCTTGGCGATGGCGTGCGCTATGGTTTGTCCATTGGTGGTCGCTACGACGATGACTTCTCGTTTCTGCCCAATGCCGCTGCGGTAATACATAAAGATGCATCTGGCTGGTTTGTCTCGTTGTCGGTGGGGTACGCCGAGCGAGAACCGTCGCTTTCCGAACTGTTCCTGCCCGAGCAGCAGGCAGCCGTCTACAATGAGTCGACTCGGGATTATGCAAATGTCGGCAATCGTGAGTTGGAGCCTGAGAAACAACTAATTGGAAATATCCGTGCAGAGTACGGCAGTGTGCAGAACGCCGTGGGGCTGGATGTTACCGGCGGGATGATAGAAAACGGAATCGACTGGCAACAGATACAAGACGCAGACAGTATCGGCAGCTTCACCAGGTTTTCACCAATCAACGGCGATGTTGAATTTGTCAGCGCCACGGTGCACCAACGACTAAAGTACCGTGACTTGGCCACTCTGACCTCCGGCGGATCATATCACTATGTTGACTATGCCGAATTCGAAGATAGGGCGTACTTGCCCGAGTACCAGGCCTTCGCAGGCATGGAGTTGCATCACTACCTGCAAAAGCAACGCATCCACTTATTTGCCTATGGCGAAGTGATATACGTGGGCCCCTATCACGGTTACGTGGTCCAGAACCTTGGTGAAGAGCTGATCGTGAACGCCAAGTTTTCGGTTGGTCTAACCAATTTTCGTTTTCATTTGGTATTTCAGAATATGCTCAATCAAGCCTATTTACAGCGTGACCACATGACCTTTCGCGGCAGCTTTTTCTATTACGGATTAGTGTGGAATTTTGACGATTGA
- a CDS encoding HDIG domain-containing protein, with amino-acid sequence MHQLNLTRETAYPMVVDKIGVNNLLKHILAVEAGMRQLAVHLGEDVEYWGLTGLVHDLDYNQTKDDEARHAYLTCEWLAEYDLPREMQDAIIAHPGHQPCRSRLDWALYSVDPATGFIVACALMHPDKKLDVLDAEFMLRRFKEKRFAAGASRENMEACSHLGLALTDFLMLVHAGMMTIADELGL; translated from the coding sequence ATGCACCAATTGAACCTTACGCGCGAAACCGCCTATCCAATGGTGGTCGACAAAATCGGCGTCAACAATCTGTTAAAACACATCCTGGCCGTCGAAGCAGGGATGCGACAGTTGGCCGTGCACCTGGGGGAGGATGTCGAATACTGGGGCCTCACCGGGTTGGTGCACGACCTGGACTACAACCAAACCAAGGACGACGAAGCTCGCCACGCTTACCTCACCTGTGAATGGTTGGCCGAGTACGATCTCCCCAGGGAAATGCAGGACGCCATCATCGCCCACCCCGGACATCAACCCTGCCGGAGCCGGCTGGACTGGGCGCTCTATTCTGTCGATCCGGCTACCGGGTTTATTGTCGCTTGCGCTTTGATGCATCCGGACAAGAAGCTGGATGTGTTGGACGCGGAGTTCATGCTTCGCAGGTTCAAAGAAAAGCGGTTTGCAGCCGGAGCATCACGCGAAAACATGGAGGCATGTTCGCATCTCGGATTGGCCTTGACCGATTTCCTGATGTTGGTACACGCGGGCATGATGACCATCGCCGATGAGCTTGGGCTGTAG
- a CDS encoding MFS transporter yields MKSADRLLRKDIVGWSLYDFANTIYSMNITSMYLKRYIVDDLGKDDRYFDIPFSLSMLLAALLLPALGAMSDHSAKKKIFLFLFTLTCCIAVGGMTFVPPGFIFVTIILFIAANFSYEAGMPFYNSLLYSVASGRRARLVSGIGVGVGYVGAILGIILVQPFVSGSVLGLDVPFIEGGGKVASFLPTALLFALFALPIFLWVKEAPVKSTAPKVSWKKAYKDVWDGLRQTKKYPGVLRFLVADYFFEDAVATVIVNISLYLSVVVGLAEDQISTFLIITPIAAVIGSFFIGKLAQIWSLKRLVNIIVYGWVIALILFVFVENMMFIWILGSIVGVLMGGLWTTTRPLLAELVPREELGRFFGLFSLSGRAAAFMAPLIWTTVVYFFQPDRILGQTTISIFGINDMDAAKLPYRVGVLSLSLMMIVGLYIFRRVPSGADRVNG; encoded by the coding sequence ATGAAGAGCGCCGATCGTCTCTTGCGAAAAGATATCGTTGGTTGGTCGCTGTACGATTTCGCCAACACCATCTACTCCATGAACATCACGTCGATGTATCTCAAAAGATACATTGTCGACGACCTGGGCAAGGATGATCGGTACTTCGATATTCCCTTTTCGCTGTCGATGCTTTTGGCGGCCTTGTTGTTGCCGGCCTTGGGGGCGATGTCGGACCACTCGGCCAAGAAAAAGATATTCCTCTTTCTGTTCACGCTGACTTGCTGCATAGCGGTCGGCGGGATGACCTTTGTACCGCCCGGGTTTATTTTCGTGACCATCATCCTGTTTATCGCCGCCAATTTCTCTTATGAGGCCGGTATGCCGTTTTACAACTCGCTGTTGTACTCGGTGGCTTCGGGGCGCCGCGCACGGTTGGTCTCAGGCATTGGCGTGGGCGTCGGGTACGTAGGTGCAATTCTCGGAATCATTCTGGTGCAGCCGTTCGTGAGTGGATCGGTTCTGGGTCTCGACGTCCCGTTCATCGAGGGCGGGGGCAAGGTGGCCTCGTTCCTGCCGACCGCGCTTTTGTTCGCGCTTTTTGCCCTGCCGATTTTCTTGTGGGTAAAGGAGGCCCCGGTCAAATCGACCGCCCCAAAAGTGAGTTGGAAAAAAGCTTACAAAGACGTCTGGGATGGATTGCGCCAAACCAAAAAATACCCCGGCGTTTTGCGGTTTTTGGTAGCCGATTATTTCTTCGAGGATGCGGTGGCGACAGTGATAGTCAACATTAGTCTGTATCTATCGGTGGTAGTCGGTTTGGCCGAAGACCAAATCAGCACCTTCCTCATTATAACGCCCATCGCCGCTGTCATCGGATCGTTTTTTATCGGCAAGCTGGCGCAAATCTGGTCGCTAAAACGGCTCGTGAACATCATCGTCTATGGCTGGGTGATCGCGCTAATTCTATTCGTGTTTGTCGAGAATATGATGTTCATCTGGATACTCGGTTCCATCGTCGGTGTTCTGATGGGCGGGTTGTGGACCACCACTCGACCACTTTTGGCCGAGTTGGTCCCGCGTGAAGAGTTGGGCCGGTTCTTTGGCCTGTTTTCACTGTCGGGTCGGGCAGCGGCTTTTATGGCCCCGCTGATATGGACTACGGTCGTCTACTTTTTTCAGCCGGATCGCATTCTGGGTCAAACAACCATCTCGATCTTCGGTATAAATGACATGGACGCAGCCAAGTTGCCGTACCGAGTTGGTGTATTATCGTTGAGTCTCATGATGATTGTGGGCCTTTACATTTTTCGCAGGGTACCGTCTGGCGCGGATAGAGTGAATGGTTAA
- a CDS encoding histidinol-phosphatase translates to MVKKVDKWFQYTGCVHIHTTESDGTKPLEEVVALGCEVGLDFMMFSDHMNVNNRDAGKEGYYGDTLVTVGYEHNDLDDHHHYLLFDSPGVYPKDMTAAQYVAAGAADGALGILAHPDEVRTALKNHPAYPWKDWSAVGFSGIELWNQMSEWTEKLTRYNLLAMAFSPRKSIVAPTDRILKKWDELNMTGKCVGLAGVDAHAFAIRIWPFTFEIFPYKVHFKSLRCYLLMTAPLNSDAATARAQLYDAIRDCRLFFANERWGSAERFRFFAESSGGRVVCGGELPLSSDLRLNVELPSKASLRLIHNGRPIVETESDRLQFNVSSGGIYRVEAFKGRRGWIFSNHIRVGS, encoded by the coding sequence ATGGTTAAAAAAGTCGACAAATGGTTTCAGTACACAGGTTGTGTGCACATCCACACCACCGAGTCGGACGGCACCAAACCGCTCGAAGAGGTGGTGGCCCTGGGCTGTGAGGTCGGGTTGGACTTTATGATGTTTTCCGATCACATGAATGTCAACAACCGCGATGCAGGCAAAGAGGGTTACTATGGCGACACACTGGTGACGGTGGGATATGAGCACAATGATCTCGATGACCACCATCACTACCTGTTATTCGATTCGCCTGGCGTCTATCCCAAGGATATGACCGCCGCCCAATATGTCGCAGCCGGTGCTGCCGATGGCGCGCTGGGGATTCTGGCTCATCCGGATGAAGTGCGCACGGCGCTCAAGAACCACCCGGCCTATCCGTGGAAGGATTGGTCGGCGGTGGGCTTCTCCGGTATCGAGTTATGGAATCAGATGTCGGAGTGGACGGAAAAGCTTACGCGCTACAACTTGCTGGCCATGGCTTTTTCGCCGCGCAAATCGATTGTGGCGCCGACCGATCGCATTCTGAAAAAGTGGGATGAATTGAACATGACCGGCAAGTGCGTTGGTCTGGCCGGTGTCGATGCCCATGCTTTTGCAATCAGGATATGGCCGTTCACATTCGAGATATTCCCTTATAAAGTCCATTTCAAGTCTCTCAGGTGCTACCTACTGATGACGGCACCGCTCAATTCCGATGCGGCCACAGCGCGGGCACAACTGTATGACGCTATTCGTGATTGTCGATTGTTCTTTGCCAACGAACGATGGGGATCAGCCGAGCGCTTCCGTTTTTTTGCCGAATCCTCAGGCGGACGGGTCGTGTGCGGTGGTGAACTCCCGCTTTCCAGCGATCTGCGTTTGAATGTCGAACTTCCTTCCAAAGCATCGCTCAGGCTGATCCACAACGGCCGCCCGATTGTCGAGACTGAGTCTGACCGCTTGCAGTTCAATGTCTCCTCCGGCGGTATCTATCGCGTTGAGGCTTTCAAGGGTCGCCGCGGGTGGATTTTCTCGAATCACATTAGAGTGGGTTCCTGA
- a CDS encoding NADH-quinone oxidoreductase subunit A encodes MMFETFYPILFMLVIAAVLASVLAFLSIYVGRRTRLGQKFEPYECGVEPVGSTRDPVPVKFFLVAILFILFDIEVIFLYPWAVISRNLGVFGFVEMLVFVVILLVGYFYMLGRGALKWD; translated from the coding sequence ATGATGTTTGAGACATTTTACCCCATTCTGTTTATGCTGGTCATTGCCGCAGTTTTGGCCTCGGTTCTTGCCTTTCTCTCCATATATGTCGGGCGACGCACCCGTCTCGGACAGAAGTTCGAGCCTTACGAGTGTGGTGTGGAACCGGTGGGAAGTACACGCGACCCGGTGCCGGTCAAGTTCTTCCTGGTGGCGATCCTGTTTATATTATTCGATATCGAAGTTATCTTTCTCTATCCCTGGGCCGTGATCTCGCGCAATCTCGGTGTCTTCGGTTTTGTTGAGATGCTGGTGTTTGTCGTTATTTTGCTGGTCGGTTACTTTTACATGCTTGGCCGAGGAGCCCTTAAGTGGGACTAG
- a CDS encoding NADH-quinone oxidoreductase subunit C gives MAAMEEQLRGFIKERFGDAIISEDDFRGDQSFFIKPQALIDICQALLDDTELNFKFLADLTAVDWLGHRREKDGRFEVVYNLYSIAHSYRFFLKVRLPAEDPSIATLCDLWPSANWMEREVYDLFGIVFVGHPELTKILTPDELDGHPLRKDFPLTYEQPQFSFNKNDPPEVTH, from the coding sequence ATGGCAGCGATGGAAGAACAACTCCGAGGTTTTATCAAAGAACGATTCGGTGATGCCATCATCAGTGAGGATGACTTCCGAGGTGACCAGTCTTTCTTCATCAAGCCGCAAGCGTTGATCGATATCTGCCAGGCATTGCTGGATGATACCGAGTTGAACTTCAAGTTTTTGGCCGACCTGACCGCTGTCGATTGGCTGGGGCATCGACGTGAAAAGGACGGACGGTTTGAGGTCGTTTACAACCTGTACTCCATCGCCCATTCATACCGGTTCTTCCTGAAGGTACGATTACCCGCCGAGGATCCGTCAATCGCAACTTTGTGCGATCTTTGGCCGAGCGCCAACTGGATGGAGCGCGAGGTGTACGACCTTTTCGGCATCGTGTTCGTGGGTCACCCGGAACTCACAAAAATCCTGACACCGGATGAACTCGACGGGCATCCGCTGCGCAAAGATTTCCCGCTGACCTATGAACAACCGCAGTTCAGCTTCAACAAAAACGACCCGCCCGAGGTGACGCACTAG
- the nuoD gene encoding NADH dehydrogenase (quinone) subunit D, with protein MVEQKTVTLNMGPQHPSTHGVLRVVIELDGERVVRAEPTVGYLHTGIEKTMESKLYYKALPCTDRMDYLAPMSNNLGYCLAVEKLMDVEIPQKVQWVRVALAELTRIKSHLVWLGTHSIDLGAMSMLLYTFRDRESIVDVYEACGGQRMMTSYIRIGGLAHDLPIDFDKKMRAAVSQVKEGLADYENLLTSNEIFINRTRNVAVISAEEAVAWSLSGPMLRGSGVKHDLRKANPYSGYENFDFDIAFGTNGDAYDRYQLRLEEIRQSIRIIEQALDGMPEGPYRAHVPGVVLPPKEDVLYKMESMIFHFKIITEGFKAPVGSIYQAVESPKGELGFYITGDGTNMPRRIRVRPPSFINLAVLPRLVEGMMFSDVVCAIGSIDIVLGEVDR; from the coding sequence GTGGTCGAGCAGAAAACAGTCACCCTGAACATGGGTCCGCAGCACCCGTCCACGCACGGCGTCTTACGAGTTGTGATCGAACTGGATGGCGAGCGCGTGGTTCGGGCCGAACCGACCGTGGGCTACCTTCACACCGGTATCGAGAAGACCATGGAGTCCAAGCTGTATTACAAGGCGCTGCCGTGCACCGACCGCATGGACTATCTGGCGCCGATGTCGAACAATCTTGGCTACTGTCTGGCCGTGGAAAAGTTGATGGACGTGGAGATTCCCCAGAAGGTTCAGTGGGTGCGAGTTGCTTTGGCCGAGTTGACTCGGATCAAGTCGCACCTGGTCTGGTTGGGCACGCACTCGATTGATCTCGGTGCTATGTCCATGCTCCTGTATACCTTTCGTGATCGTGAATCGATTGTCGATGTCTACGAAGCCTGCGGTGGGCAACGCATGATGACCAGTTACATCCGCATCGGCGGCCTGGCTCATGACCTGCCTATCGACTTCGACAAGAAAATGCGCGCGGCTGTCAGCCAGGTCAAAGAGGGGCTGGCCGATTATGAAAACCTGTTGACCAGCAACGAGATTTTTATCAACCGGACCCGCAACGTGGCCGTGATATCGGCTGAAGAAGCCGTCGCCTGGTCACTGTCGGGGCCGATGTTGCGAGGCAGCGGGGTCAAGCATGATCTGCGCAAAGCAAATCCCTACAGTGGTTACGAGAACTTTGATTTCGATATCGCCTTCGGCACCAACGGTGACGCATACGATCGCTACCAACTCAGATTGGAGGAAATCAGGCAATCGATACGGATTATCGAACAGGCCCTCGATGGTATGCCGGAAGGTCCCTATCGGGCCCATGTCCCCGGAGTGGTGCTGCCGCCAAAGGAAGACGTGCTGTACAAAATGGAGTCGATGATTTTCCATTTTAAGATCATTACCGAGGGCTTCAAAGCCCCGGTCGGCTCGATCTACCAGGCCGTTGAGTCGCCCAAGGGCGAGTTGGGTTTTTATATCACCGGCGACGGCACCAATATGCCCAGGCGAATCCGGGTCAGACCGCCGTCCTTTATCAATCTGGCCGTTCTGCCGCGTCTGGTGGAGGGAATGATGTTCTCCGATGTCGTCTGCGCAATAGGCTCAATTGACATCGTTCTCGGAGAGGTGGACCGATGA